The following coding sequences lie in one Zingiber officinale cultivar Zhangliang chromosome 2B, Zo_v1.1, whole genome shotgun sequence genomic window:
- the LOC122048234 gene encoding probable serine/threonine-protein kinase At1g09600, whose amino-acid sequence MDPESVRFMAKEIQILRRLDHPNVMKLEGIVTSRMSGNLYLVFEYMEHDLTGLAARPDLNFTEPQAKCYMKQLFEGLAHCHSRGVLHRDIKGSNLLIDSNGILKIADFGLATFFNSDPKQQLTSRVVTLWYRPPELLLGATTYGVAVDLWSSGCILAELLAGKPIMPGRTEVEQLHKIFKLCGSPSDEYWNKSKLQHATVFKPRRQYKRCIAETFKDFSSSALALMEILLAIEPSKRGTASSALKSEFFLTKPFACDPSSLPKYPPSKEYDAKLADEAKRQRAEVAHGRVSEYGKPRRVATKAMPVQEGNVEMQKRPVKVNPKSSSEKYDAQDDGGSGFPIEPPGGTSRIDSSHSGVLHPNAFVTSHWNMVDHEELQRIPSCMYTSTQVPNGPKLNTQRSYWARPMAADFLDITGSLETRSTSYSKYNRLDLAEPSEKRRFDRPASVHKKVDTIGNKDSVVGYNTRIRRIQYSGPLITHGGNIDDVLKEHERQIQQAVRKARKDKVKNI is encoded by the exons ATGGATCCAGAAAGTGTCCGCTTTATGGCCAAGGAAATTCAAATTCTTCGTCGACTTGATCACCCAAATGTTATGAAACTAGAAGGTATAGTGACATCGAGGATGTCTGGCAACTTATATCTCGTATTTGAGTATATGGAGCATGATCTAACTGGACTTGCAGCAAGGCCAGATCTGAACTTCACTGAACCACAG GCCAAGTGTTATATGAAACAACTATTTGAGGGTCTTGCGCACTGCCATAGTCGTGGAGTTCTGCATCGGGATATTAAGGGTTCAAATCTATTAATTGACAGTAATGGGATACTCAAAATAGCAGATTTTGGTCTGGCAACATTCTTTAATTCTGATCCAAAACAGCAGTTGACAAGTCGTGTAGTTACCTTGTGGTATAGGCCTCCTGAGCTTTTGCTTGGTGCTACAACATATGGAGTTGCTGTTGATTTGTGGAGTTCTGGTTGTATTCTCGCAGAATTACTTGCTGGGAAGCCCATTATGCCTGGTAGAACTGAG GTGGAACAACTACACAAGATATTCAAGCTTTGTGGCTCCCCATCTGATGAGTATTGGAATAAATCAAAGCTTCAACATGCAACTGTTTTTAAACCCCGACGTCAATATAAGCGTTGCATTGCTGAGACCTTTAAGGATTTCTCATCATCAGCTTTGGCTCTCATGGAGATTTTACTTGCTATAGAACCTTCAAAAAGAGGGACTGCTTCCTCAGCCCTTAAGAGTGAA TTCTTTTTAACAAAGCCCTTTGCATGTGATCCTTCAAGTTTGCCTAAATATCCACCAAGCAAGGAGTATGATGCTAAACTCGCAGATGAGGCAAAGAG GCAAAGAGCAGAAGTTGCCCATGGACGAGTATCTGAATATGGCAAACCAAGGAGAGTTGCCACCAAGGCAATGCCAGTGCAAGAAGGAAATGTAGAAATGCAG AAGCGTCCAGTGAAGGTAAATCCCAAAAGCAGCAGTGAGAAGTATGATGCCCAAGATGACGGTGGATCGGGGTTCCCAATTGAACCTCCAGGAGGAACATCACGAATTGACTCATCTCATTCTGGAGTTCTGCATCCAAATGCATTTGTTACTTCACACTGGAACATGGTAGACCATGAAGAGCTTCAACGCATTCCTAGCTGTATGTACACTTCAACGCAGGTGCCAAATGGTCCTAAGTTGAATACACAGAGATCATACTGGGCTAGGCCAATGGCTGCAGACTTCCTTGATATCACCGGCTCATTAGAAACAAGAAGCACTTCATACTCCAAATACAACAGGCTTGATCTAGCTGAGCCTTCGGAGAAGCGTAGATTTGATAGGCCTGCCTCTGTTCATAAGAAAGTCGACACAATTGGAAACAAGGATTCGGTGGTG GGTTACAATACGCGAATACGACGAATACAATACTCAGGTCCATTGATAACACATGGAGGTAACATTGACGATGTGCTCAAAGAACATGAGAGGCAGATTCAGCAAGCAGTTCGCAAAGCACGCAAGGataaagtaaaaaacatttga
- the LOC122048235 gene encoding protein STIG1-like has protein sequence MKLTLLLLLLFLVTPFAEGDTADNSIPISPWLRRGRTPAPRRQGCWFRPWICCERQRRPLERRLCCSNRCIDVGSNADNCGLCGIRCPFRWRCCNGLCVDIMWNPAHCGSCDNRCSLGSRCLFGLCGYAEPVSTTPPLLHFPSPACPPPPVHPGATA, from the coding sequence ATGAAACTCACGCTCCTCCTCCTGCTACTCTTTTTGGTTACGCCCTTCGCCGAAGGAGATACTGCAGACAACTCCATTCCCATCTCTCCGTGGCTCCGCAGGGGAAGGACTCCGGCGCCCAGGCGACAGGGCTGCTGGTTCCGGCCGTGGATATGCTGTGAGAGGCAACGACGACCCTTGGAGCGCCGCCTGTGCTGCAGCAACCGGTGCATCGACGTCGGCTCCAACGCCGACAACTGTGGCCTGTGTGGCATCCGATGCCCGTTCCGGTGGCGGTGCTGCAATGGCCTGTGCGTCGACATCATGTGGAACCCAGCGCACTGCGGCAGCTGCGACAATCGCTGCTCGTTGGGCTCTCGCTGCCTCTTCGGTCTTTGCGGCTATGCCGAGCCAGTGTCCACCACCCCGCCTCTGCTACACTTCCCTTCTCCGGCCTGCCCGCCTCCACCGGTGCACCCCGGAGCCACCGCGTAA